A single window of Flagellimonas maritima DNA harbors:
- a CDS encoding SPFH domain-containing protein yields the protein MGNFLLIPIILFGLVILFSSFFIVKQQTAVAIERFGRFHSIRQSGLQMKIPLVDRIAGRLTLRIQQLDVMIETKTLDDVFVKIKVSVQFVVIREKVYDAFYKLEYAHDQITSFVFDVVRAEVPKMKLDDVFVKKDDIAIAVKRELQEYMSDYGYDIIKTLVTDIDPDSQVKAAMNRINASEREKIAAQFEGDAARILIVEKAKAEAESKRLQGQGIADQRREIARGLEESVEVLNKVGINSQEASALIVVTQHYDTLQSIGEETNTNLILLPNSPQAGSDMLNNMVASFTASNMIGESMKKTNVKKDKE from the coding sequence ATGGGTAATTTTTTATTAATACCAATCATTCTATTTGGTCTGGTCATTCTTTTTTCATCCTTTTTTATTGTAAAACAACAAACCGCTGTAGCGATTGAGCGTTTTGGGCGTTTTCATAGCATCCGCCAGTCTGGCTTGCAAATGAAAATTCCATTGGTGGATCGTATTGCTGGACGGTTGACGCTAAGAATTCAACAATTGGATGTTATGATAGAAACCAAAACTCTGGATGATGTTTTTGTGAAAATCAAAGTTTCCGTTCAATTTGTCGTCATTCGAGAAAAAGTGTACGATGCCTTTTATAAATTGGAGTATGCCCACGATCAAATTACCTCTTTTGTATTTGATGTGGTCCGTGCCGAAGTGCCAAAAATGAAACTGGATGATGTATTTGTTAAAAAGGATGATATCGCCATTGCGGTAAAACGCGAACTACAGGAATATATGTCCGATTATGGTTATGACATCATTAAAACCTTGGTAACCGATATTGACCCTGATTCACAGGTGAAAGCTGCCATGAACCGTATAAATGCATCAGAGCGTGAAAAAATTGCTGCGCAATTCGAAGGGGATGCCGCTAGAATCCTAATTGTTGAAAAAGCGAAGGCTGAAGCTGAAAGCAAAAGATTACAGGGACAGGGTATCGCAGACCAGCGTCGGGAAATTGCCAGAGGTTTGGAAGAGTCGGTAGAGGTACTTAACAAAGTGGGCATCAATTCTCAAGAAGCTTCTGCGTTAATCGTCGTCACACAGCATTATGATACTTTACAATCCATTGGTGAAGAAACGAACACCAACCTCATTTTGCTTCCAAACTCGCCGCAGGCTGGTAGTGATATGCTTAACAATATGGTCGCTTCGTTTACTGCAAGCAACATGATTGGCGAATCGATGAAAAAAACAAACGTGAAGAAGGATAAAGAATAA
- a CDS encoding PorP/SprF family type IX secretion system membrane protein produces the protein MLTNKPLLLLTILLLTLSGLRSQEDETQFVEYNVPSQNLVKFNRFLINPTFSTVREDKSYINLFHRNQSVSFNDNNQVYFLSYSGRIGDKSGVGVSLFTNREGLFNNFGIHTNYAYGIKLSEKSNFTFGANFSYYQSAFNQDRANSVEEDPFLNTLESSSLITFQPGFNLSYGNFDIGGYAENLFDYNLKSSESVTEFNEKTYSGHLQYTHQFKKASGILEQGRLMPLARVRKTGEENLVLGGNLLLDLPKLGWIQAGYDDFYGASAGLGFNLNKNLSLGYTVEKGLSNDFENFGVSHEISLAYSFTPNLTEDRVLLEKENEDFVKNEETPEEELTVSEKDLKIAYLEEKLAENDIILDELLLRQDSLENARTKDLERRFETVMKMVKRETKGEMPELQEKAKSVYFANMDSMDIVSAQPKKSLSNNSLSNTTASKKAIRLNNKKSPKVAENTSVKKDRTNRYSKRKIGRFKSFDIPNIESGHYLIANVFKDVNNVNAFLEKLQSQGIDAGYFENPKNGLSYVYLKGFQNKKDAVDAYHSQLNGTYAGEAWIMNVKGADSYTNSALAINNTNSKYNNNTLQNNITNTKNASSRVSYTTSNVDGLGSGFYIIANVFKKSSNARRFVKKLNAQGLNASYFVNPKDNYRYVYIKRHDTWTNALTSYYTKLNASYDDKMWIMRIKPNFNS, from the coding sequence ATGCTTACAAACAAACCTCTACTACTACTCACCATATTACTGCTTACTCTTTCTGGATTACGCTCCCAGGAAGATGAGACACAATTTGTGGAATATAATGTTCCATCACAGAACTTGGTAAAATTTAATAGATTTTTAATCAACCCTACTTTTTCAACTGTAAGAGAGGATAAATCATATATAAATCTATTTCATAGAAACCAATCGGTTTCTTTTAATGACAACAACCAAGTATATTTTTTAAGTTATAGTGGTAGAATAGGTGATAAAAGTGGTGTAGGTGTAAGTTTGTTTACCAATAGAGAAGGGCTTTTCAATAATTTTGGTATACATACCAACTACGCTTATGGTATCAAATTAAGTGAAAAAAGTAATTTCACCTTCGGTGCTAATTTCTCCTATTATCAAAGTGCATTCAATCAAGACCGTGCCAATTCCGTAGAGGAAGACCCTTTTCTTAATACTTTGGAAAGTAGCTCCTTAATAACATTTCAGCCAGGTTTTAATTTATCATATGGAAATTTTGATATTGGCGGATACGCTGAAAACCTCTTTGACTACAATTTGAAGAGCAGTGAGTCCGTCACCGAATTCAATGAAAAAACATATTCGGGCCATTTACAATATACCCATCAGTTTAAAAAAGCTTCTGGCATTTTAGAACAGGGTAGGTTGATGCCATTGGCACGTGTTAGAAAAACAGGTGAAGAGAATCTTGTACTTGGTGGTAATCTTCTCTTAGACCTTCCAAAACTCGGATGGATTCAAGCAGGATATGATGATTTTTATGGAGCTTCGGCAGGATTGGGGTTTAATCTTAACAAGAATCTTTCCTTAGGATATACTGTTGAAAAAGGATTGTCAAACGATTTTGAGAACTTTGGTGTTAGTCATGAGATTTCTTTAGCATATTCGTTCACTCCCAATTTAACGGAAGACCGTGTACTACTGGAAAAAGAGAATGAAGATTTTGTTAAAAACGAAGAGACTCCAGAAGAAGAATTAACTGTTTCTGAGAAAGACTTGAAAATTGCATACTTAGAAGAAAAGTTAGCTGAAAACGATATTATTTTGGATGAGTTGCTGCTTCGTCAAGACTCATTGGAAAACGCAAGGACCAAAGATTTAGAAAGACGCTTTGAGACCGTTATGAAAATGGTAAAGCGTGAAACTAAAGGTGAAATGCCAGAATTGCAAGAAAAAGCCAAGTCGGTATATTTTGCAAACATGGACAGTATGGATATTGTATCCGCCCAACCTAAAAAATCTCTTTCCAATAATAGTCTTTCCAATACTACTGCATCAAAAAAAGCAATCAGGCTTAATAATAAAAAATCTCCTAAGGTCGCTGAAAATACTTCGGTAAAGAAAGATAGAACCAATCGGTATTCCAAAAGAAAAATTGGGCGGTTCAAAAGTTTTGATATTCCAAATATTGAGAGTGGGCACTACTTAATAGCCAATGTTTTCAAAGATGTAAACAACGTAAATGCATTTTTGGAAAAACTTCAATCTCAGGGCATTGATGCCGGTTATTTTGAAAATCCCAAGAACGGTCTTAGTTATGTATACCTAAAAGGCTTCCAAAATAAAAAAGATGCCGTAGATGCTTATCATTCGCAACTCAACGGAACGTATGCAGGTGAAGCGTGGATTATGAATGTAAAAGGAGCTGATTCTTATACTAATTCTGCATTGGCCATAAACAATACGAATTCAAAATACAACAATAACACACTGCAAAATAATATAACCAATACCAAAAATGCATCTTCCCGAGTGTCTTACACGACTAGCAATGTTGATGGCCTGGGCTCTGGTTTTTATATCATAGCAAACGTTTTTAAAAAATCTTCAAACGCAAGACGCTTTGTAAAAAAATTAAATGCCCAAGGACTGAACGCAAGCTATTTCGTTAACCCAAAAGACAATTACAGGTACGTCTACATCAAAAGACATGATACTTGGACCAATGCGCTGACTTCTTATTACACCAAACTTAATGCTTCGTATGATGATAAAATGTGGATCATGCGAATAAAACCAAACTTTAATAGCTAA
- a CDS encoding glutamine--tRNA ligase/YqeY domain fusion protein, which produces MAEEVKSLNFIEHIIEEDLENGYKTEELRFRFPPEPNGYLHIGHASSICLNFGLGLRYNAPVNLRFDDTNPAKEEEEYVEAIKKDVEWLGFEWDTERYASDYFQQLYDWAVTLIKQDKAYVDSQSSEEIARQKGTPTEAGRNSPYRNRSVEENLKLFEGMKNGEFGEGEHVLRAKIDMASPNMLMRDPVMYRVLHKAHHRTHTDWCIYPLYDWTHGESDYIEQVSHSLCTLEFLPHRELYDWFLDQLVDSKKLRPKQREFARRNLSHTVVSKRKLLQLVESGVVNGWDDPRMPTISGLRRRGYTAESIRNFTETIGIAKRDNVVDVSLLEFHVREHLNKIAPRVMAVLNPLKVVITNYEDGKEEWLEAENNPGDESAGSRKVPFSREIYIEQEDFREEANRKFFRLKLGGEVRLKNGYIIKAESCTKDSDGNITEVQCTYDHKSKSGSGTEESLRKVKGTLHWVSIPHAIEAEIRIYDRLFTDATPDAHKDKDFMEFVNKDSLNKLIGFLEPSLQNAKIGDRFQFQRLGYFNVDLDSTEDHLIFNRTVTLRDTWAKLEQKSN; this is translated from the coding sequence ATGGCAGAAGAGGTTAAATCACTGAATTTTATTGAGCACATCATAGAGGAAGATCTTGAGAATGGATATAAGACGGAAGAGCTGCGTTTTCGCTTTCCCCCTGAACCTAATGGTTATCTCCACATAGGTCATGCAAGTTCTATTTGCTTGAATTTTGGACTTGGACTTAGGTATAATGCACCGGTAAACTTGCGGTTTGATGATACCAATCCCGCAAAAGAAGAGGAAGAGTATGTAGAGGCTATAAAAAAAGATGTTGAGTGGTTGGGTTTTGAATGGGATACCGAAAGGTATGCTTCCGATTATTTCCAACAACTATACGATTGGGCAGTTACATTGATAAAACAGGATAAGGCTTACGTTGATAGTCAGTCGTCTGAAGAAATTGCACGGCAAAAAGGTACCCCCACAGAAGCTGGAAGGAACAGCCCATACAGAAATCGTTCTGTAGAAGAAAATCTGAAACTGTTCGAAGGCATGAAGAATGGAGAATTTGGTGAGGGAGAGCACGTACTCCGGGCAAAAATTGATATGGCTTCGCCAAATATGCTTATGCGCGATCCTGTTATGTATCGGGTTTTGCATAAAGCACACCATAGAACACATACCGATTGGTGTATTTATCCATTATATGATTGGACACACGGTGAAAGCGATTATATCGAGCAAGTTTCACATTCATTGTGTACGTTGGAGTTTTTACCGCATAGAGAACTTTATGATTGGTTTTTAGACCAATTGGTAGATTCTAAAAAACTCCGCCCCAAACAGCGAGAATTCGCCCGTAGAAACCTTAGCCATACTGTTGTAAGTAAACGTAAGCTACTACAATTGGTGGAGAGTGGGGTAGTAAACGGTTGGGATGACCCAAGAATGCCTACTATTTCAGGGTTAAGAAGAAGAGGATATACTGCAGAATCTATTCGGAATTTTACGGAAACAATCGGAATCGCTAAGCGGGATAATGTAGTCGATGTATCGTTATTGGAATTTCATGTACGTGAACATCTAAATAAAATTGCACCAAGGGTAATGGCTGTACTTAATCCTTTAAAAGTTGTGATTACAAATTACGAAGACGGAAAGGAAGAGTGGTTGGAAGCGGAGAATAATCCTGGAGATGAATCAGCGGGAAGTAGAAAAGTACCTTTTTCCAGAGAAATCTATATAGAGCAAGAGGATTTTAGGGAAGAAGCAAACCGTAAGTTTTTTAGGCTGAAGCTGGGAGGGGAGGTTCGACTCAAAAATGGTTATATTATAAAAGCGGAAAGCTGCACAAAGGATTCTGATGGAAATATTACGGAGGTACAATGCACTTACGATCATAAGAGCAAAAGTGGAAGTGGGACCGAAGAAAGTTTAAGAAAAGTGAAAGGCACACTACATTGGGTTTCCATTCCCCATGCTATTGAAGCCGAAATAAGAATCTATGACAGACTTTTTACCGATGCTACTCCAGATGCCCATAAGGATAAAGATTTTATGGAATTTGTAAACAAGGATTCACTGAACAAACTAATTGGTTTCTTGGAGCCAAGTTTGCAAAATGCCAAAATTGGTGACCGATTCCAGTTTCAACGTTTGGGCTATTTTAATGTTGATTTGGATTCAACAGAAGACCATCTAATCTTTAACAGAACAGTAACATTAAGAGATACTTGGGCAAAATTGGAACAAAAATCTAATTAA
- a CDS encoding gliding motility-associated C-terminal domain-containing protein: MKTIGSRYSIHIIAFALLSLLANTVHAQGLNQPTTVWTAACASAGFNEYAVSFKWTPPLVDSNNEFILELSDSNGNFGSPRELSRVSDKNTTFNFDFLFSVPTDINGEGFKLRVRSTSPAKTSPATEAYPMYYIDFNSPLLISQDGNGTIPPGGALEICGGGAVTLSPHNVPNADNHSYNWYRSGTLLSEKSSEITVSSTGMYYVELDYGTVCSGSANTLSNTIEISNGSSQGIAIDGSKDVELCSGDPYVLQANITGAGLTYTWFKDGAIISGPTVNGDNYTVDSSVTGYEGSYEVEIDGSGVCRERSSSVTIRNKGGFEVTRQNVGDIVLLPSRTEILSVTTTADAPEYQWYKDGSPITDADESSITINDIGVYFARVTETAASSCSATPIDSEKTTVVSPDSFEFVVDYASSYNSCQNTEVTLSLATINAISGSGVKTDVTTDLSSSFTYQWNKDGSAFDGETSKTITVSDFDENGTYSLNGSLNTFNASSNNLSVKLATGESVQITSNGTVLCEGADPIVFNSSESLGDEVFEWVKDGQVIDTTTEDFIATQVGVYQLIINTNDCPIVSNEITVRAFDESLLALDKPNDIIIIEGETETVTASGAESYQWFDASNTLLGTQDFYNFEQEGEYLLVANFGNCTINRVVTVTFRDTFAIPNVITANGDGINDLWVLPNTYSRDQNVLVNIYNERGEEIFSQTNYENNWPQSTTMFNKPNAIFYYKITRGGQSLKQGTITVIK; this comes from the coding sequence ATGAAGACAATTGGTTCACGTTATAGCATTCACATAATTGCCTTTGCATTATTATCGCTTTTGGCAAACACCGTTCATGCGCAAGGACTAAACCAACCTACTACGGTTTGGACGGCCGCATGTGCTTCTGCTGGATTCAATGAATATGCCGTAAGCTTTAAATGGACTCCTCCTCTGGTAGATTCAAACAATGAATTTATACTTGAATTGTCCGACTCTAATGGAAATTTTGGCTCACCAAGGGAACTTTCCAGAGTATCGGACAAAAACACGACATTCAATTTTGATTTTCTTTTTTCTGTTCCAACAGATATTAATGGAGAAGGTTTCAAATTGAGAGTGCGTAGTACAAGTCCCGCTAAAACAAGTCCCGCTACGGAGGCGTATCCAATGTATTATATAGATTTCAACTCTCCACTGCTCATCAGTCAAGATGGTAACGGTACAATTCCACCTGGGGGAGCACTTGAAATTTGCGGAGGAGGAGCAGTAACTCTTTCCCCACATAATGTGCCCAACGCAGATAACCATAGCTATAATTGGTATCGAAGCGGTACTTTACTTTCTGAAAAATCATCTGAAATTACGGTTTCCAGTACAGGAATGTACTACGTAGAGTTAGATTATGGAACTGTATGTTCAGGATCTGCCAATACGCTTTCCAACACTATTGAAATATCAAATGGTTCTAGCCAGGGTATTGCTATAGATGGTTCCAAGGACGTAGAGCTTTGTTCTGGAGACCCTTATGTGCTTCAAGCCAATATTACTGGCGCAGGACTTACATATACCTGGTTCAAAGATGGCGCCATCATATCAGGACCTACCGTAAATGGGGATAACTACACCGTTGACTCCTCTGTAACGGGCTACGAAGGCAGCTACGAAGTAGAAATTGACGGATCAGGGGTGTGTAGGGAACGTTCCTCATCAGTAACTATAAGAAATAAAGGTGGTTTTGAGGTAACCAGACAAAATGTGGGCGATATTGTTCTGTTGCCATCGCGGACCGAAATACTTTCTGTAACAACAACTGCAGATGCTCCCGAGTACCAGTGGTATAAAGATGGGTCGCCTATAACTGATGCCGATGAAAGCTCTATAACCATAAATGATATTGGGGTTTATTTTGCCAGAGTAACAGAAACTGCTGCAAGCAGTTGCTCTGCAACACCTATAGATTCGGAAAAAACAACGGTTGTCTCTCCAGATTCTTTTGAATTTGTGGTTGACTATGCCAGTTCTTACAATTCCTGCCAAAATACGGAAGTAACGCTGAGCTTGGCCACTATAAACGCAATCAGTGGTTCAGGAGTAAAAACTGATGTGACTACTGATTTATCGTCATCTTTTACTTATCAATGGAATAAAGATGGAAGTGCTTTTGACGGAGAAACATCCAAAACCATAACAGTTTCAGATTTCGATGAAAATGGTACATATAGCCTAAATGGTTCTCTAAATACTTTTAATGCTTCATCCAATAATCTATCTGTTAAATTGGCAACAGGTGAATCGGTTCAGATTACTTCTAATGGAACCGTTCTTTGCGAAGGTGCCGATCCTATAGTTTTCAATAGCTCAGAAAGTCTTGGAGATGAAGTTTTTGAATGGGTAAAAGATGGCCAGGTTATAGATACGACAACTGAAGATTTTATTGCCACTCAAGTTGGTGTTTACCAGCTAATCATTAATACGAACGATTGCCCAATAGTTTCCAACGAAATCACGGTACGTGCATTTGATGAATCTTTATTGGCACTTGACAAACCAAATGATATCATAATTATAGAAGGTGAAACAGAAACGGTAACAGCGAGTGGCGCCGAATCATACCAGTGGTTTGACGCGAGTAATACACTTTTGGGAACTCAGGACTTCTACAATTTTGAACAGGAAGGTGAATATCTTCTAGTGGCAAACTTTGGAAACTGTACCATAAATAGAGTGGTGACCGTAACCTTTAGAGACACATTTGCTATCCCTAATGTTATTACTGCTAATGGTGATGGAATAAACGATTTATGGGTTCTCCCAAATACATATTCCAGAGATCAAAATGTACTTGTGAACATATATAATGAACGTGGCGAAGAAATTTTTAGCCAAACCAACTATGAGAATAATTGGCCACAATCCACCACAATGTTCAATAAACCAAATGCAATTTTTTATTATAAAATCACACGGGGTGGTCAAAGCCTGAAACAAGGAACCATAACTGTTATTAAATAA
- the gltX gene encoding glutamate--tRNA ligase has product MSQKVRVRFAPSPTGPLHIGGVRTALFNYLFAKKNGGDFVLRIEDTDQSRYVEGAEKYIVEALNWCGIPFDEGPSHVKIPKKGDFGPYRQSERKHLYEAYAMELVEKGHAYYAFDTSERLNFHRRDHEAKGKTFIYNWHNRLKLSNSLSLSADEVQQKLNAREDYVIRFKSPQDEELVLNDVIRGEIKIDTNVLDDKVLFKSDGMPTYHLANIVDDHLMEISHVIRGEEWLPSLALHQLLYNAFGWNAPAFAHLPLIMKPTGKGKLSKRDGEKGGFPVFPLSWNESQGYREAGYFPEAVVNFLALLGWNPGTEQELFTLKELIEAFTLERVNKSGARFDPDKTKWYNHQYLQHKSDAELASLFSSILKSKEKSREAWNDESVLKVVTLVKERADFVSDFWELGHYFFEAPTTYNEKALKKQWKEDTPKLMQKVADILQNTEDFSAETIETNIKSWITNNELSFGKVMGPLRLIIVGDMKGPHIFDILAVLGRGESVIRIERALGVLG; this is encoded by the coding sequence ATGAGTCAAAAAGTTCGGGTTCGTTTTGCCCCAAGCCCTACAGGTCCATTACATATCGGTGGTGTGCGCACTGCATTGTTCAATTATCTATTTGCCAAAAAAAATGGTGGAGATTTTGTACTTCGAATTGAGGATACGGACCAGAGCCGATACGTAGAGGGAGCCGAGAAATATATTGTAGAGGCATTGAACTGGTGTGGAATCCCTTTTGATGAAGGCCCCTCTCATGTTAAAATTCCCAAAAAGGGCGATTTTGGCCCATACCGCCAAAGTGAGCGCAAGCACTTATACGAAGCATACGCCATGGAACTTGTTGAAAAAGGACACGCCTATTATGCATTTGATACTAGCGAACGTTTGAATTTTCATCGTCGGGACCATGAAGCCAAGGGCAAGACCTTTATATATAATTGGCATAATCGTCTAAAACTTTCCAATTCACTTTCCCTATCTGCGGATGAAGTACAACAAAAGCTGAATGCAAGAGAGGACTATGTGATTCGATTTAAATCGCCGCAGGATGAAGAATTGGTTTTAAATGATGTAATACGGGGTGAAATTAAAATAGATACCAATGTTCTTGACGACAAAGTCCTGTTCAAGAGTGACGGGATGCCCACTTATCATCTGGCGAATATTGTTGATGACCATTTAATGGAAATAAGCCATGTTATTCGTGGTGAAGAATGGTTACCTTCTTTGGCCTTGCACCAATTGCTATATAACGCTTTTGGCTGGAATGCTCCAGCATTTGCCCACTTACCACTTATTATGAAGCCAACGGGCAAAGGCAAATTAAGCAAACGTGATGGTGAAAAAGGAGGGTTTCCTGTTTTTCCTTTATCGTGGAACGAGTCGCAAGGATATCGAGAAGCAGGATATTTCCCAGAGGCAGTTGTCAACTTTTTGGCACTATTGGGGTGGAACCCAGGTACGGAACAAGAACTTTTCACTTTGAAAGAACTTATTGAAGCATTTACTTTGGAAAGAGTAAATAAATCCGGTGCGCGCTTTGATCCCGATAAAACCAAATGGTATAATCATCAATATCTTCAACACAAAAGTGATGCTGAGTTGGCTAGTCTATTTAGTTCAATACTTAAAAGCAAAGAGAAGTCTCGCGAGGCTTGGAATGACGAATCTGTGCTAAAAGTGGTCACTCTCGTTAAAGAACGCGCAGATTTTGTGTCTGACTTTTGGGAACTGGGCCACTACTTTTTTGAAGCACCAACGACTTATAATGAAAAAGCGCTAAAAAAACAATGGAAAGAAGATACTCCTAAATTGATGCAAAAAGTTGCTGACATTTTACAAAATACTGAAGATTTTAGCGCTGAAACCATTGAAACCAATATAAAATCCTGGATTACGAACAACGAGCTTTCTTTTGGAAAAGTGATGGGACCTTTACGCTTGATTATCGTTGGTGACATGAAAGGGCCACATATTTTTGATATTCTCGCTGTGCTGGGTAGAGGAGAAAGTGTTATAAGGATCGAGAGGGCTTTGGGGGTTTTGGGGTGA